A single region of the Raphanus sativus cultivar WK10039 chromosome 1, ASM80110v3, whole genome shotgun sequence genome encodes:
- the LOC108849773 gene encoding UDP-arabinose 4-epimerase 1 → MFNFTRARSQARQNRSLSLGGLDYADPKKKNNYFGKFLLTASLTALCIFMLKQSPTFNTPSVFSVHEPGVTHVLVTGGAGYIGSHAALRLLKESYRVTIVDNLSRGNLGAVKVLQELFPEPGRLQFIYADLGDAKAVNKIFSENAFDAVMHFAAVAYVGESTQFPLKYYHNITSNTLVVLETMAAHGVKTLIYSSTCATYGEPDTMPITEGTPQVPINPYGKAKKMAEDIILDFSKNSNMAVMILRYFNVIGSDPEGRLGEAPRPELREHGRISGACFDAARGIMPGLQIKGTDYKTSDGTCVRDYIDVTDLVDAHVKALQKAKPRKVGIYNVGTGKGSSVKEFVEACKKATGVEIKIEYLPRRPGDYAEVYSDPSKIRKELNWTAKHTNLKESLETAWRWQKLHRDGYGSTSSSYLSVY, encoded by the exons atgtttaattttactCGAGCAAGAAGCCAAGCGAGGCAAAacagatctctctctcttggtg GACTGGATTACGCAGACCccaagaagaaaaacaattacTTTGGAAAATTTCTTTTGACTGCTTCTCTTACAGCCTTGTGCATTTTCATGCTCAAACAATCTCCAACCTTCAATACTCCCAGTGTG tTTTCTGTACATGAGCCAGGGGTTACACATGTTCTAGTCACTGGTGGTGCTGGGTATATTGGTTCACATGCAGCTCTTAGGCTTCTTAAGGAATCATACCGAGTCACCATTGTG GACAATCTATCACGTGGGAACCTCGGTGCAGTAAAGGTTTTGCAAGAACTGTTTCCGGAGCCTGGAAGGCTTCAGTTTATTTATGCTGATCTCGGAGATGCAAAGGCTGTCAACAAGATATTCTCTGAGAACGCCTTTGACGCCGTCATGCATTTCGCTGCTGTTGCGTATGTTGGGGAAAGCACACAGTTCCCTCTTAA GTATTATCACAATATTACATCGAACACTTTGGTGGTACTAGAGACAATGGCTGCTCATGGAGTAAAGACTTTGATATATTCAAGCACTTGTGCAACGTATGGGGAGCCTGATACTATGCCAATTACAGAGGGAACTCCTCAG GTTCCAATTAATCCATATGGGAAGGCTAAGAAGATGGCAGAGGATATCATTTTGGATTTCTCTAAAAACTCAAACATGGCGGTTATGATCCTAAG gtattTCAATGTGATTGGGTCTGATCCAGAGGGTAGATTGGGTGAAGCACCAAGGCCTGAGCTGCGGGAGCATGGAAGAATCTCCGGTGCTTGCTTTGATGCTGCACGTGGCATCATGCCTGGTCTCCAG ATCAAAGGAACAGACTACAAAACCTCCGATGGAACTTGCGTACGGGACTACATTGACGTCACTGACTTGGTTGATGCTCATGTTAAGGCTCTTCAAAAAGCAAAACCCCGTAAAGTCGGAATCTACAATGTTGGTACCGGGAAAG GTAGCTCGGTGAAAGAGTTTGTTGAGGCTTGCAAGAAAGCAACTGGCGTCGAGATCAAGATCGAGTACTTGCCTAGACGCCCAGGTGACTACGCTGAGGTTTACAGTGACCCTAGCAAGATCAGGAAAGAACTTAACTGGACGGCTAAGCACACTAATCTCAAGGAGAGTCTTGAGACTGCTTGGAGATGGCAGAAGCTGCACCGTGATGGCTATGGCTCAACCTCCTCATCATATCTCTCGGTTTACTGA
- the LOC108860039 gene encoding coatomer subunit epsilon-1 → MASMAAGPDHLFNLRNSFYLGAYQAAINNSEIPNLSQEDIIERDCLVHRAYIALGSYQLVINEIDEASATPLQAVKLLAMYLSSPENKESTIASLREWLADPTAGNNATVRLIAGTIFMHEEDYSEALKHTHSGGTMDLHALNVQIFIKMHRSDYAEKQLRVMQQFDEDHTLTQLASAWLNLAVGGSKIQEAYLIFQDFSEKYPMTSLILNSKAVCCMHMGNFEEAETLLLEALNKDAKDPETLANLVVCSIHVVKQSSSRYLSQLKLSHPEHVLVKRAASAEDNFERALQSLA, encoded by the exons ATGGCATCCATGGCGGCAGGACCAGATCACCTCTTTAATCTGAGAAACAGTTTTTACCTAGGTGCGTATCAAGCGGCGATCAACAACAGCGAGATCCCTAATCTCTCGCAGGAAGATATCATCGAGCGTGATTGCCTCGTCCACCGCGCTTACATCGCTCTTGGTAGCTACCAG CTTGTCATCAATGAGATCGACGAAGCGTCGGCTACTCCTCTTCAAGCAGTGAAGCTCCTCGCTATGTATCTATCGAGCCCTGAGAATAAG GAATCAACGATTGCTAGCTTGAGGGAATGGTTGGCAGATCCAACTGCTGGAAACAATGCTACTGTTAGGTTGATTGCTGGTACTATCTTCATGCATGAGGAAGACTATAGCGAGGCTCTCAAGCACACTCATTCTGGAGGAACTATGGACCT ACATGCTTTGAATGTCCAGATATTCATAAAGATGCACAGGTCAGATTATGCTGAGAAACAGCTGAGAGTGATGCAACAGTTTGATGAAGACCACACACTCACTCAACTCGCCAGTGCATGGTTGAACCTGGCAGTA GGGGGTTCCAAGATACAAGAAGCTTATCTAATCTTCCAGGATTTCTCTGAGAAGTACCCAATGACAAGCTTGATCTTGAACAGCAAGGCGGTTTGTTGCATGCATATGGGTAACTTTGAAGAAGCTGAGACTCTTCTGCTTGAAGCACTCAATAAG GATGCGAAAGACCCAGAAACTCTTGCAAACTTAGTTGTGTGCAGTATTCATGTGGTGAAACAATCATCATCACGTTACCTAAG CCAGCTGAAACTGTCGCATCCAGAGCATGTACTTGTGAAGCGAGCAGCCTCTGCTGAAGATAACTTCGAGAGAGCGCTTCAATCTTTAGCCTGA
- the LOC108814856 gene encoding uncharacterized protein LOC108814856 isoform X1, which produces MATESTRSWFQIRQQRPNPTKKGQEGNVKITGRPPMNDAPSNATKQKVAAAKQYIENHYKNQKKSLQERKERLSILEQNLAEADVPVEDKMDILKNFEKKEIEYRRLQRQKIGVDDFDLLSIIGRGAFGEVRICREKSTGNVYAMKKLKKSEMLRRGQVEHVKAERNVLAEVDSPFIVKLCYSFQDDEHLYLIMEYLPGGDMMTLLMRKDILREDETRFYVAQTILAIESIHKHNYVHRDIKPDNLLITRNGHIKLSDFGLSKSLESKNFPDFKAELVERNTRPAAENDRLSKPPSAPKRTQQEQLLHWQQNRRTLAFSTVGTPDYIAPEVLLKKGYGMECDWWSLGAIMFEMLVGFPPFYSEEPLATCRKIVNWKTCLKFPDEAKLSVEVKDLIRRLLCNVEQRLGTKGVHEIKAHPWFKGIEWERLYESNAPYIPKVKHELDTQNFEKFDEQVPSTCQTSAKSGPWRKMISSKDVNFVGYTFKNLEIVDEHHIPGMAELKRKSKTPRKPSLKTLFETPYPPTESHALQDLLDSPIYSDGGSTGSSGSPFSHPNQSHNVSRR; this is translated from the exons ATGGCGACGGAGTCTACAAGGAGCTGGTTCCAGATACGGCAGCAGAGACCAAACCCTACCAAAAAGGGACAAGAGGGGAATGTGAAGATTACTGGGAGGCCCCCTATGAATGATGCACCTTCAAATGCTACTAAACAGAAAGTTGCTGCGGCTAAGCAGTATATTGAGAATCATTATAAAAACCAGAAGAAGAGTCTCCAGGAAAGAAAAGAGCG TCTGAGCATCTTGGAACAAAACCTAGCGGAAGCTGATGTTCCTGTTGAAGACAAGATGGATATATTGAAGAATTTTGAGAAAAAGGAAATAGAATATAGGCGTCTGCAAAGACAGAAGATAGGGGTTGATGACTTTGACCTTCTCAGCATCATTGGCCGGGGTGCTTTCGGAGAG GTGAGGATTTGTAGAGAGAAATCTACGGGCAACGTATATGCAATGAAAAAGCTGAAGAAATCTGAGATGCTTCGAAGAGGCCAG GTGGAACATGTTAAAGCTGAAAGAAATGTGCTTGCAGAAGTCGATAGTCCTTTCATCGTTAAGCTTTGCTACTCCTTCCAAGATGACGAACATCTGTATCTTATTATGGAATACCTCCCTGGAGGTGATATGATGACACTGCTGATGCGAAAGGATATTTTAAGGGAAGATGAAACTCGGTTTTATGTTGCACAGACAATCCTGGCTATTGAGTCCATCCATAAGCATAATTACGTTCACAG GGATATAAAGCCTGATAATTTATTGATAACTCGTAACGGCCACATCAAGCTTTCGGACTTTGGATTGAGTAAGTCTCTGGAAAGCAAAAATTTCCCAGATTTTAAGGCGGAGCTTGTTGAGAGGAATACAAGGCCTGCAGCAGAAAATGATAGACTCTCCAAGCCTCCTTCTGCGCCTAAGCGAACTCAGCAAGAACAGCTTTTACATTGGCAACAAAACAGAAGGACCCTG GCCTTTTCTACAGTAGGCACTCCCGACTACATTGCCCCTGAGGTGCTGCTGAAGAAAGGATATGGAATGGAGTGTGATTG GTGGTCCCTTGGAGCAATCATGTTCGAGATGCTCGTGGGATTTCCTCCATTCTATTCCGAAGAGCCGTTGGCGACATGTAGAAAG ATTGTAAACTGGAAAACCTGCTTGAAATTCCCTGATGAAGCTAAGCTCTCTGTCGAGGTAAAAGATCTCATCCGAAGACTTCTCTGCAATGTCGAACAGAGGCTCGGAACCAAAGGAGTTCATGAAATCAAA GCTCACCCTTGGTTTAAAGGAATAGAATGGGAAAGGCTATATGAGTCAAACGCTCCATATATACCGAAAGTGAAGCATGAACTTGATACTCAAAACTTTGAAAAGTTTGATGAG CAGGTACCATCTACTTGCCAAACCTCTGCAAAGTCTGGCCCTTGGagaaag ATGATCTCATCTAAAGATGTAAATTTCGTTGGTTATACATTCAAGAATCTTGAGATTGTTGATGAACACCATATCCCTGGCATGG CGGAACTGAAACGGAAGAGTAAGACACCAAGGAAACCATCTCTCAAGACACTGTTCG AAACACCGTACCCTCCTACTGAGAGTCATGCTTTACAGGATTTGCTAGATTCACCTATTTACTCTGATGGGGGATCTACAGGTTCATCCGGATCGCCATTTTCACATCCGAATCAATCTCACAATGTTTCCCGGAGATGA
- the LOC108814856 gene encoding uncharacterized protein LOC108814856 isoform X2 → MATESTRSWFQIRQQRPNPTKKGQEGNVKITGRPPMNDAPSNATKQKVAAAKQYIENHYKNQKKSLQERKERLSILEQNLAEADVPVEDKMDILKNFEKKEIEYRRLQRQKIGVDDFDLLSIIGRGAFGEVRICREKSTGNVYAMKKLKKSEMLRRGQVEHVKAERNVLAEVDSPFIVKLCYSFQDDEHLYLIMEYLPGGDMMTLLMRKDILREDETRFYVAQTILAIESIHKHNYVHRDIKPDNLLITRNGHIKLSDFGLSKSLESKNFPDFKAELVERNTRPAAENDRLSKPPSAPKRTQQEQLLHWQQNRRTLAFSTVGTPDYIAPEVLLKKGYGMECDWWSLGAIMFEMLVGFPPFYSEEPLATCRKIVNWKTCLKFPDEAKLSVEVKDLIRRLLCNVEQRLGTKGVHEIKAHPWFKGIEWERLYESNAPYIPKVKHELDTQNFEKFDEVPSTCQTSAKSGPWRKMISSKDVNFVGYTFKNLEIVDEHHIPGMAELKRKSKTPRKPSLKTLFETPYPPTESHALQDLLDSPIYSDGGSTGSSGSPFSHPNQSHNVSRR, encoded by the exons ATGGCGACGGAGTCTACAAGGAGCTGGTTCCAGATACGGCAGCAGAGACCAAACCCTACCAAAAAGGGACAAGAGGGGAATGTGAAGATTACTGGGAGGCCCCCTATGAATGATGCACCTTCAAATGCTACTAAACAGAAAGTTGCTGCGGCTAAGCAGTATATTGAGAATCATTATAAAAACCAGAAGAAGAGTCTCCAGGAAAGAAAAGAGCG TCTGAGCATCTTGGAACAAAACCTAGCGGAAGCTGATGTTCCTGTTGAAGACAAGATGGATATATTGAAGAATTTTGAGAAAAAGGAAATAGAATATAGGCGTCTGCAAAGACAGAAGATAGGGGTTGATGACTTTGACCTTCTCAGCATCATTGGCCGGGGTGCTTTCGGAGAG GTGAGGATTTGTAGAGAGAAATCTACGGGCAACGTATATGCAATGAAAAAGCTGAAGAAATCTGAGATGCTTCGAAGAGGCCAG GTGGAACATGTTAAAGCTGAAAGAAATGTGCTTGCAGAAGTCGATAGTCCTTTCATCGTTAAGCTTTGCTACTCCTTCCAAGATGACGAACATCTGTATCTTATTATGGAATACCTCCCTGGAGGTGATATGATGACACTGCTGATGCGAAAGGATATTTTAAGGGAAGATGAAACTCGGTTTTATGTTGCACAGACAATCCTGGCTATTGAGTCCATCCATAAGCATAATTACGTTCACAG GGATATAAAGCCTGATAATTTATTGATAACTCGTAACGGCCACATCAAGCTTTCGGACTTTGGATTGAGTAAGTCTCTGGAAAGCAAAAATTTCCCAGATTTTAAGGCGGAGCTTGTTGAGAGGAATACAAGGCCTGCAGCAGAAAATGATAGACTCTCCAAGCCTCCTTCTGCGCCTAAGCGAACTCAGCAAGAACAGCTTTTACATTGGCAACAAAACAGAAGGACCCTG GCCTTTTCTACAGTAGGCACTCCCGACTACATTGCCCCTGAGGTGCTGCTGAAGAAAGGATATGGAATGGAGTGTGATTG GTGGTCCCTTGGAGCAATCATGTTCGAGATGCTCGTGGGATTTCCTCCATTCTATTCCGAAGAGCCGTTGGCGACATGTAGAAAG ATTGTAAACTGGAAAACCTGCTTGAAATTCCCTGATGAAGCTAAGCTCTCTGTCGAGGTAAAAGATCTCATCCGAAGACTTCTCTGCAATGTCGAACAGAGGCTCGGAACCAAAGGAGTTCATGAAATCAAA GCTCACCCTTGGTTTAAAGGAATAGAATGGGAAAGGCTATATGAGTCAAACGCTCCATATATACCGAAAGTGAAGCATGAACTTGATACTCAAAACTTTGAAAAGTTTGATGAG GTACCATCTACTTGCCAAACCTCTGCAAAGTCTGGCCCTTGGagaaag ATGATCTCATCTAAAGATGTAAATTTCGTTGGTTATACATTCAAGAATCTTGAGATTGTTGATGAACACCATATCCCTGGCATGG CGGAACTGAAACGGAAGAGTAAGACACCAAGGAAACCATCTCTCAAGACACTGTTCG AAACACCGTACCCTCCTACTGAGAGTCATGCTTTACAGGATTTGCTAGATTCACCTATTTACTCTGATGGGGGATCTACAGGTTCATCCGGATCGCCATTTTCACATCCGAATCAATCTCACAATGTTTCCCGGAGATGA
- the LOC108862343 gene encoding probable WRKY transcription factor 14 isoform X1, producing the protein MCSVFEMENYQGDLTDVVRGISGGHVLSPELPPPPPSIWPLPQTSPSDLHINPFGDPFVSMTDPLLQELNAVTNSGYFSTADNNNNNNDFLVPKVLQDDQIKSQCSVFPRIRISHSNNTHESSPCNSPAMSAHVFSPAAAASPRGVINVDTNSPRNCILVDGNTFSSQIQISPPPNLGTKRRKSQAKKVVCIPAPAAMNSRSSGEVVPSDLWAWRKYGQKPIKGSPFPRGYYRCSSSKGCSARKQVERSRTDPNMLVITYTSEHNHPWPIQRNALAGSTRSSSNPSSSKSSTATTPSNGPPNNTHFSSSASPSPLSASAIKDEQRDMELKIVEDDDDNQFAPYRQELHDQHQPDDFFADLEELEGDSLSMLLSQGVSSDGNNKTTASDGISDFFGWSGANNSNDDRESRWKHWKVNESWLLDIP; encoded by the exons ATGTGCAGCGTCTTTGAGATGGAAAATTATCAAGGAGACTTAACGGACGTCGTACGAGGAATCAGTGGCGGCCACGTGTTATCGCCGGaacttcctcctcctcctccgagcATCTGGCCTCTTCCCCAAACATCGCCTTCAGATCTTCACATAAATCCCTTTGGAGATCCATTTGTAAGCATGACTGATCCTCTCCTCCAAGAACTCAACGCGGTCACAAACTCTGGCTATTTCTCCACCgccgacaacaacaacaacaacaacgacttCTTAGTTCCTAAGGTATTACAGGATGATCAGATAAAGAGTCAATGCAGTGTCTTCCCAAGAATCCGGATCTCGCATAGTAACAACACTCACGAGTCCTCTCCGTGTAATTCTCCAGCCATGTCGGCTCACGTTTTCTCCCCCGCAGCTGCCGCATCGCCGAGGGGTGTCATTAACGTCGATACAAACAGTCCAAGAAACTGTATATTAGTCGATGGTAACACGTTCTCGTCTCAGATTCAGATATCTCCCCCTCCCAATCTAGGCACTAAGAGAAG GAAGAGTCAGGCAAAGAAGGTGGTGTGTATACCAGCGCCGGCTGCGATGAACAGCCGGTCAAGCGGAGAAGTGGTTCCGTCTGATCTGTGGGCGTGGCGTAAGTACGGTCAAAAACCCATCAAAGGCTCTCCTTTTCCAAG GGGTTACTATAGATGCAGCAGCTCAAAAGGTTGTTCAGCAAGAAAGCAAGTCGAAAGAAGCCGAACGGATCCAAACATGTTGGTGATTACATATACTTCCGAACATAACCATCCTTGGCCCATTCAACGAAACGCTCTTGCCGGTTCCACACGCTCCTCCTCTAACCCTAGTTCCTCCAAATCCTCAACCGCAACCACTCCATCCAATGGCCCTCCAAACAACACACACTTCTCTTCCTCCGCCTCTCCTTCTCCTTTATCAGCCTCCGCCATTAAGGATGAACAACGAGATATGGAGTTGAAAATCGTAGAAGACGATGATGATAATCAGTTTGCTCCGTATAGACAGGAGCTTCATGATCAGCACCAGCCAGATGATTTCTTCGCAGATCTTGAAGAGCTGGAAGGAGATTCTCTAAGCATGTTGCTTTCCCAAGGCGTCTCCAGCGATGGGAACAATAAAACGACGGCGTCAGATGGGATCAGCGATTTCTTCGGTTGGTCTGGGGCAAATAATAGTAACGATGACCGAGAGTCAAG GTGGAAGCACTGGAAGGTCAATGAGAGCTGGTTACTTGACATACCGTAA
- the LOC108862343 gene encoding probable WRKY transcription factor 14 isoform X2, translated as MENYQGDLTDVVRGISGGHVLSPELPPPPPSIWPLPQTSPSDLHINPFGDPFVSMTDPLLQELNAVTNSGYFSTADNNNNNNDFLVPKVLQDDQIKSQCSVFPRIRISHSNNTHESSPCNSPAMSAHVFSPAAAASPRGVINVDTNSPRNCILVDGNTFSSQIQISPPPNLGTKRRKSQAKKVVCIPAPAAMNSRSSGEVVPSDLWAWRKYGQKPIKGSPFPRGYYRCSSSKGCSARKQVERSRTDPNMLVITYTSEHNHPWPIQRNALAGSTRSSSNPSSSKSSTATTPSNGPPNNTHFSSSASPSPLSASAIKDEQRDMELKIVEDDDDNQFAPYRQELHDQHQPDDFFADLEELEGDSLSMLLSQGVSSDGNNKTTASDGISDFFGWSGANNSNDDRESRWKHWKVNESWLLDIP; from the exons ATGGAAAATTATCAAGGAGACTTAACGGACGTCGTACGAGGAATCAGTGGCGGCCACGTGTTATCGCCGGaacttcctcctcctcctccgagcATCTGGCCTCTTCCCCAAACATCGCCTTCAGATCTTCACATAAATCCCTTTGGAGATCCATTTGTAAGCATGACTGATCCTCTCCTCCAAGAACTCAACGCGGTCACAAACTCTGGCTATTTCTCCACCgccgacaacaacaacaacaacaacgacttCTTAGTTCCTAAGGTATTACAGGATGATCAGATAAAGAGTCAATGCAGTGTCTTCCCAAGAATCCGGATCTCGCATAGTAACAACACTCACGAGTCCTCTCCGTGTAATTCTCCAGCCATGTCGGCTCACGTTTTCTCCCCCGCAGCTGCCGCATCGCCGAGGGGTGTCATTAACGTCGATACAAACAGTCCAAGAAACTGTATATTAGTCGATGGTAACACGTTCTCGTCTCAGATTCAGATATCTCCCCCTCCCAATCTAGGCACTAAGAGAAG GAAGAGTCAGGCAAAGAAGGTGGTGTGTATACCAGCGCCGGCTGCGATGAACAGCCGGTCAAGCGGAGAAGTGGTTCCGTCTGATCTGTGGGCGTGGCGTAAGTACGGTCAAAAACCCATCAAAGGCTCTCCTTTTCCAAG GGGTTACTATAGATGCAGCAGCTCAAAAGGTTGTTCAGCAAGAAAGCAAGTCGAAAGAAGCCGAACGGATCCAAACATGTTGGTGATTACATATACTTCCGAACATAACCATCCTTGGCCCATTCAACGAAACGCTCTTGCCGGTTCCACACGCTCCTCCTCTAACCCTAGTTCCTCCAAATCCTCAACCGCAACCACTCCATCCAATGGCCCTCCAAACAACACACACTTCTCTTCCTCCGCCTCTCCTTCTCCTTTATCAGCCTCCGCCATTAAGGATGAACAACGAGATATGGAGTTGAAAATCGTAGAAGACGATGATGATAATCAGTTTGCTCCGTATAGACAGGAGCTTCATGATCAGCACCAGCCAGATGATTTCTTCGCAGATCTTGAAGAGCTGGAAGGAGATTCTCTAAGCATGTTGCTTTCCCAAGGCGTCTCCAGCGATGGGAACAATAAAACGACGGCGTCAGATGGGATCAGCGATTTCTTCGGTTGGTCTGGGGCAAATAATAGTAACGATGACCGAGAGTCAAG GTGGAAGCACTGGAAGGTCAATGAGAGCTGGTTACTTGACATACCGTAA